A single window of Zea mays cultivar B73 chromosome 10, Zm-B73-REFERENCE-NAM-5.0, whole genome shotgun sequence DNA harbors:
- the LOC100285431 gene encoding sterol 3-beta-glucosyltransferase UGT80A2 isoform X1, with product MRHHRMTASAHRIGRFALLAALFSPLSAAVQGQRIPFPSASVPKSGRPAAGTSQQSQASILTEEAERRKRESGGSAAVLQKQPTGCPSADRSVYKWLARRAAAASREGQEEEKCRRPLLPTGTAQGIAASPCRHPPQLKMLNRIATVKDDGTVVVDVPSGLEPTIVGGTEDIYTEAVEEALDGTEILYRPPMQIVILIVGTRGDVQPFVAIGKCLQDYGHRVRLATHANFKEFVLTAGLEFFPLGGDPKILAEYMVKNKGFLPSGPSEIPIQRKQMKEIIFSLLPACKEPDPDTGIPFNVDAIIANPPAYGHTHVAEALKVPIHIFFTMPWTPTNEFPHPLSRVKQPAGYRLSYQIVDSMIWLGIRDMINEFRKKKLKLRPVTYLSGSQGSGNDIPHGYIWSPHLVPKPKDWGPKIDVVGFCFLDLASNYVPPEPLVEWLEAGDKPIYVGFGSLPVQDPQKMTEIIVKALEITGQRGIINKGWGGLGTLSEPKDFVYLLDNCPHDWLFLHCKAVVHHGGAGTTAAGLKAACPTTIVPFFGDQPFWGDRVHARGLGPPPIPVDQFGLQKLVDAITFMMKPEVKDKAVELAKAMESEDGVTGAVRAFLRHLPSKAEEQSLPQSSGFLEFLGPLSKCLGCS from the exons ATGAGGCATCACCGCATGACCGCATCAGCTCATCGCATCGGCCGCTTTGCTTTGCTTGCTGCTCTCTTCTCTCCGCTTTCCGCCGCGGTGCAAGGCCAGCGAATTCCATTTCCTTCCGCGTCTGTCCCCAAAAGCGGGAGGCCCGCCGCCGGAACGAGCCAGCAAAGCCAAGCAAGCATATTGACGGAGGAGGCGGAACGGCGGAAGCGTGAATCCGGAGGCTCTGCAGCTGTTCTCCAGAAGCAGCCGACTGGGTGTCCGTCCGCGGACCGGTCGGTGTATAAATGGTTGGCGAGGAGAGCGGCTGCGGCGTCgagggagggacaggaggaggagAAGTGCCGGCGGCCTCTGCTCCCAACGGGGACCGCTCAGGGAATAGCCGCCTCGCCGTGCCGTCATCCTCCGCAG CTCAAAATGCTAAATCGGATTGCTACAGTAAAAGATGATGGAACTGTGGTTGTTGATGTGCCAAGTGGTCTGGAACCAACTATAGTTGGTGGAACTGAGGATATTTATACTGAAGCTGTTGAAGAAGCATTAGATGGAACGGAGATACTATACAGGCCTCCTATGCAAATAGTTATACTTATTGTGGGTACACGAGGAGATGTGCAGCCATTTGTTGCTATCGGGAAATGTTTACAG GACTATGGGCATCGTGTGAGATTGGCCACTCATGCCAACTTTAAGGAGTTTGTACTAACAGCTGGCCTGGAGTTTTTTCCGCTTGGTGGAGATCCCAAAATTCTTGCTGAAT ATATGGTGAAGAATAAAGGATTCCTACCTTCGGGACCATCAGAaattcctattcaaaggaaacagATGAAAGAAATTATTTTTTCTTTGCTGCCTGCATGCAAGGAACCTGATCCTGACACTGGCATTccttttaatgttgatgcaattATTGCGAACCCACCCGCGTATG GACATACACATGTGGCAGAAGCACTAAAAGTACCAATTCATATATTCTTTACCATGCCATGGAC GCCTACTAATGAATTTCCTCACCCTCTTTCTCGCGTGAAGCAGCCTGCTGGATATCGA CTTTcttatcaaattgtggactccatgaTTTGGCTTGGAATAAGGGATATGATAAATGAGTTCAGAAAGAAAAAGCTGAAGCTGCGTCCAGTAACATATCTAAGTGGTTCTCAGGGTTCTGGCAATGACATTCCGCATGGATACATTTGGAGTCCTCATCTTGTTCCGAAACCAAAAG ATTGGGGCCCAAAGATCGATGTTGTTGGATTTTGCTTCCTTGATCTTGCTTCCAATTACGTACCTCCTGAACCACTTGTGGAATGGCTTGAAGCCGGTGACAAGCCCATATATGTTGGTTTTGGTAGTCTT CCAGTTCAAGATCCACAAAAGATGACTGAAATTATTGTCAAAGCACTGGAAATTACTGGACAGAGAGGTATCATTAACAAAGGCTGGGGTGGCCTTGGAACCT TGTCAGAACCAAAAGATTTTGTGTATCTACTAGACAACTGCCCTCATGACTGGCTTTTTCTGCACTGCAAAGCAGTG GTGCATCATGGTGGTGCTGGAACGACAGCCGCAGGTCTTAAAGCAGCG TGTCCCACGACTATTGTACCCTTCTTTGGTGACCAACCTTTCTGGGGTGACCGGGTGCATGCAAGAGGGCTAGGGCCTCCGCCTATTCCAGTTGATCAGTTTGGTTTGCAGAAGTTGGTCGACGCTATAACATTCATGATGAAACCAGAG GTGAAAGATAAGGCTGTGGAGCTGGCGAAAGCCATGGAATCTGAAGACGGGGTGACAGGTGCTGTTAGGGCATTCCTTAGACACCTGCCATCAAAAGCTGAGGAACAGAGTCTGCCGCAGTCATCGGGCTTCCTGGAATTCTTAGGCCCACTAAGTAAATGTTTGGGATGTTCTTAG
- the LOC100285431 gene encoding Sterol 3-beta-glucosyltransferase UGT80A2, translating into MVGEESGCGVEGGTGGGEVPAASAPNGDRSGNSRLAVPSSSADDRGFHRSSTMPGVIKNDEITNESTGPSNLERSRTERRRQNNPTIDPAKQLLDERIPIKKKLKMLNRIATVKDDGTVVVDVPSGLEPTIVGGTEDIYTEAVEEALDGTEILYRPPMQIVILIVGTRGDVQPFVAIGKCLQDYGHRVRLATHANFKEFVLTAGLEFFPLGGDPKILAEYMVKNKGFLPSGPSEIPIQRKQMKEIIFSLLPACKEPDPDTGIPFNVDAIIANPPAYGHTHVAEALKVPIHIFFTMPWTPTNEFPHPLSRVKQPAGYRLSYQIVDSMIWLGIRDMINEFRKKKLKLRPVTYLSGSQGSGNDIPHGYIWSPHLVPKPKDWGPKIDVVGFCFLDLASNYVPPEPLVEWLEAGDKPIYVGFGSLPVQDPQKMTEIIVKALEITGQRGIINKGWGGLGTLSEPKDFVYLLDNCPHDWLFLHCKAVVHHGGAGTTAAGLKAACPTTIVPFFGDQPFWGDRVHARGLGPPPIPVDQFGLQKLVDAITFMMKPEVKDKAVELAKAMESEDGVTGAVRAFLRHLPSKAEEQSLPQSSGFLEFLGPLSKCLGCS; encoded by the exons ATGGTTGGCGAGGAGAGCGGCTGCGGCGTCgagggagggacaggaggaggagAAGTGCCGGCGGCCTCTGCTCCCAACGGGGACCGCTCAGGGAATAGCCGCCTCGCCGTGCCGTCATCCTCCGCAG ATGATAGAGGCTTCCATAGATCAAGCACCATGCCAGGGGTGATTAAGAATGATGAAATTACCAATGAATCTACTGGACCATCAAATTTGGAAAGGTCCAGAACTGAGCGTCGTCGGCAAAATAATCCAACTATTGATCCTGCTAAACAGTTACTTGATGAAAGGATTCCAATAAAAAAGAAG CTCAAAATGCTAAATCGGATTGCTACAGTAAAAGATGATGGAACTGTGGTTGTTGATGTGCCAAGTGGTCTGGAACCAACTATAGTTGGTGGAACTGAGGATATTTATACTGAAGCTGTTGAAGAAGCATTAGATGGAACGGAGATACTATACAGGCCTCCTATGCAAATAGTTATACTTATTGTGGGTACACGAGGAGATGTGCAGCCATTTGTTGCTATCGGGAAATGTTTACAG GACTATGGGCATCGTGTGAGATTGGCCACTCATGCCAACTTTAAGGAGTTTGTACTAACAGCTGGCCTGGAGTTTTTTCCGCTTGGTGGAGATCCCAAAATTCTTGCTGAAT ATATGGTGAAGAATAAAGGATTCCTACCTTCGGGACCATCAGAaattcctattcaaaggaaacagATGAAAGAAATTATTTTTTCTTTGCTGCCTGCATGCAAGGAACCTGATCCTGACACTGGCATTccttttaatgttgatgcaattATTGCGAACCCACCCGCGTATG GACATACACATGTGGCAGAAGCACTAAAAGTACCAATTCATATATTCTTTACCATGCCATGGAC GCCTACTAATGAATTTCCTCACCCTCTTTCTCGCGTGAAGCAGCCTGCTGGATATCGA CTTTcttatcaaattgtggactccatgaTTTGGCTTGGAATAAGGGATATGATAAATGAGTTCAGAAAGAAAAAGCTGAAGCTGCGTCCAGTAACATATCTAAGTGGTTCTCAGGGTTCTGGCAATGACATTCCGCATGGATACATTTGGAGTCCTCATCTTGTTCCGAAACCAAAAG ATTGGGGCCCAAAGATCGATGTTGTTGGATTTTGCTTCCTTGATCTTGCTTCCAATTACGTACCTCCTGAACCACTTGTGGAATGGCTTGAAGCCGGTGACAAGCCCATATATGTTGGTTTTGGTAGTCTT CCAGTTCAAGATCCACAAAAGATGACTGAAATTATTGTCAAAGCACTGGAAATTACTGGACAGAGAGGTATCATTAACAAAGGCTGGGGTGGCCTTGGAACCT TGTCAGAACCAAAAGATTTTGTGTATCTACTAGACAACTGCCCTCATGACTGGCTTTTTCTGCACTGCAAAGCAGTG GTGCATCATGGTGGTGCTGGAACGACAGCCGCAGGTCTTAAAGCAGCG TGTCCCACGACTATTGTACCCTTCTTTGGTGACCAACCTTTCTGGGGTGACCGGGTGCATGCAAGAGGGCTAGGGCCTCCGCCTATTCCAGTTGATCAGTTTGGTTTGCAGAAGTTGGTCGACGCTATAACATTCATGATGAAACCAGAG GTGAAAGATAAGGCTGTGGAGCTGGCGAAAGCCATGGAATCTGAAGACGGGGTGACAGGTGCTGTTAGGGCATTCCTTAGACACCTGCCATCAAAAGCTGAGGAACAGAGTCTGCCGCAGTCATCGGGCTTCCTGGAATTCTTAGGCCCACTAAGTAAATGTTTGGGATGTTCTTAG
- the LOC100285431 gene encoding sterol 3-beta-glucosyltransferase UGT80A2 isoform X3, whose amino-acid sequence MVGEESGCGVEGGTGGGEVPAASAPNGDRSGNSRLAVPSSSADDRGFHRSSTMPGVIKNDEITNESTGPSNLERSRTERRRQNNPTIDPAKQLLDERIPIKKKLKMLNRIATVKDDGTVVVDVPSGLEPTIVGGTEDIYTEAVEEALDGTEILYRPPMQIVILIVGTRGDVQPFVAIGKCLQDYGHRVRLATHANFKEFVLTAGLEFFPLGGDPKILAEYMVKNKGFLPSGPSEIPIQRKQMKEIIFSLLPACKEPDPDTGIPFNVDAIIANPPAYGHTHVAEALKVPIHIFFTMPWTPTNEFPHPLSRVKQPAGYRLSYQIVDSMIWLGIRDMINEFRKKKLKLRPVTYLSGSQGSGNDIPHGYIWSPHLVPKPKDWGPKIDVVGFCFLDLASNYVPPEPLVEWLEAGDKPIYVGFGSLPVQDPQKMTEIIVKALEITGQRGIINKGWGGLGTLSEPKDFVYLLDNCPHDWLFLHCKAVVHHGGAGTTAAGLKAAVKDKAVELAKAMESEDGVTGAVRAFLRHLPSKAEEQSLPQSSGFLEFLGPLSKCLGCS is encoded by the exons ATGGTTGGCGAGGAGAGCGGCTGCGGCGTCgagggagggacaggaggaggagAAGTGCCGGCGGCCTCTGCTCCCAACGGGGACCGCTCAGGGAATAGCCGCCTCGCCGTGCCGTCATCCTCCGCAG ATGATAGAGGCTTCCATAGATCAAGCACCATGCCAGGGGTGATTAAGAATGATGAAATTACCAATGAATCTACTGGACCATCAAATTTGGAAAGGTCCAGAACTGAGCGTCGTCGGCAAAATAATCCAACTATTGATCCTGCTAAACAGTTACTTGATGAAAGGATTCCAATAAAAAAGAAG CTCAAAATGCTAAATCGGATTGCTACAGTAAAAGATGATGGAACTGTGGTTGTTGATGTGCCAAGTGGTCTGGAACCAACTATAGTTGGTGGAACTGAGGATATTTATACTGAAGCTGTTGAAGAAGCATTAGATGGAACGGAGATACTATACAGGCCTCCTATGCAAATAGTTATACTTATTGTGGGTACACGAGGAGATGTGCAGCCATTTGTTGCTATCGGGAAATGTTTACAG GACTATGGGCATCGTGTGAGATTGGCCACTCATGCCAACTTTAAGGAGTTTGTACTAACAGCTGGCCTGGAGTTTTTTCCGCTTGGTGGAGATCCCAAAATTCTTGCTGAAT ATATGGTGAAGAATAAAGGATTCCTACCTTCGGGACCATCAGAaattcctattcaaaggaaacagATGAAAGAAATTATTTTTTCTTTGCTGCCTGCATGCAAGGAACCTGATCCTGACACTGGCATTccttttaatgttgatgcaattATTGCGAACCCACCCGCGTATG GACATACACATGTGGCAGAAGCACTAAAAGTACCAATTCATATATTCTTTACCATGCCATGGAC GCCTACTAATGAATTTCCTCACCCTCTTTCTCGCGTGAAGCAGCCTGCTGGATATCGA CTTTcttatcaaattgtggactccatgaTTTGGCTTGGAATAAGGGATATGATAAATGAGTTCAGAAAGAAAAAGCTGAAGCTGCGTCCAGTAACATATCTAAGTGGTTCTCAGGGTTCTGGCAATGACATTCCGCATGGATACATTTGGAGTCCTCATCTTGTTCCGAAACCAAAAG ATTGGGGCCCAAAGATCGATGTTGTTGGATTTTGCTTCCTTGATCTTGCTTCCAATTACGTACCTCCTGAACCACTTGTGGAATGGCTTGAAGCCGGTGACAAGCCCATATATGTTGGTTTTGGTAGTCTT CCAGTTCAAGATCCACAAAAGATGACTGAAATTATTGTCAAAGCACTGGAAATTACTGGACAGAGAGGTATCATTAACAAAGGCTGGGGTGGCCTTGGAACCT TGTCAGAACCAAAAGATTTTGTGTATCTACTAGACAACTGCCCTCATGACTGGCTTTTTCTGCACTGCAAAGCAGTG GTGCATCATGGTGGTGCTGGAACGACAGCCGCAGGTCTTAAAGCAGCG GTGAAAGATAAGGCTGTGGAGCTGGCGAAAGCCATGGAATCTGAAGACGGGGTGACAGGTGCTGTTAGGGCATTCCTTAGACACCTGCCATCAAAAGCTGAGGAACAGAGTCTGCCGCAGTCATCGGGCTTCCTGGAATTCTTAGGCCCACTAAGTAAATGTTTGGGATGTTCTTAG
- the LOC100285431 gene encoding sterol 3-beta-glucosyltransferase UGT80A2 isoform X4, whose amino-acid sequence MPWTPTNEFPHPLSRVKQPAGYRLSYQIVDSMIWLGIRDMINEFRKKKLKLRPVTYLSGSQGSGNDIPHGYIWSPHLVPKPKDWGPKIDVVGFCFLDLASNYVPPEPLVEWLEAGDKPIYVGFGSLPVQDPQKMTEIIVKALEITGQRGIINKGWGGLGTLSEPKDFVYLLDNCPHDWLFLHCKAVVHHGGAGTTAAGLKAACPTTIVPFFGDQPFWGDRVHARGLGPPPIPVDQFGLQKLVDAITFMMKPEVKDKAVELAKAMESEDGVTGAVRAFLRHLPSKAEEQSLPQSSGFLEFLGPLSKCLGCS is encoded by the exons ATGCCATGGAC GCCTACTAATGAATTTCCTCACCCTCTTTCTCGCGTGAAGCAGCCTGCTGGATATCGA CTTTcttatcaaattgtggactccatgaTTTGGCTTGGAATAAGGGATATGATAAATGAGTTCAGAAAGAAAAAGCTGAAGCTGCGTCCAGTAACATATCTAAGTGGTTCTCAGGGTTCTGGCAATGACATTCCGCATGGATACATTTGGAGTCCTCATCTTGTTCCGAAACCAAAAG ATTGGGGCCCAAAGATCGATGTTGTTGGATTTTGCTTCCTTGATCTTGCTTCCAATTACGTACCTCCTGAACCACTTGTGGAATGGCTTGAAGCCGGTGACAAGCCCATATATGTTGGTTTTGGTAGTCTT CCAGTTCAAGATCCACAAAAGATGACTGAAATTATTGTCAAAGCACTGGAAATTACTGGACAGAGAGGTATCATTAACAAAGGCTGGGGTGGCCTTGGAACCT TGTCAGAACCAAAAGATTTTGTGTATCTACTAGACAACTGCCCTCATGACTGGCTTTTTCTGCACTGCAAAGCAGTG GTGCATCATGGTGGTGCTGGAACGACAGCCGCAGGTCTTAAAGCAGCG TGTCCCACGACTATTGTACCCTTCTTTGGTGACCAACCTTTCTGGGGTGACCGGGTGCATGCAAGAGGGCTAGGGCCTCCGCCTATTCCAGTTGATCAGTTTGGTTTGCAGAAGTTGGTCGACGCTATAACATTCATGATGAAACCAGAG GTGAAAGATAAGGCTGTGGAGCTGGCGAAAGCCATGGAATCTGAAGACGGGGTGACAGGTGCTGTTAGGGCATTCCTTAGACACCTGCCATCAAAAGCTGAGGAACAGAGTCTGCCGCAGTCATCGGGCTTCCTGGAATTCTTAGGCCCACTAAGTAAATGTTTGGGATGTTCTTAG